The following is a genomic window from Xenopus laevis strain J_2021 chromosome 2L, Xenopus_laevis_v10.1, whole genome shotgun sequence.
AGGTGTGGGAATTGATAAGGGGGGAGAAAAAGAAATGTGTGAACTAAGCAAGAACTACgaaaaaagtacaaatgttttGTCACCAACAGTTTTGGATATAATCTCACCTGTGCAACATTCCACTGTAGCTGCTGGCCTGGTTGCATTCCATACATTGGCTGCCCCATAGCACCCATGTTGGTtacatatcctgtgtgctgagcCATCATTCCATTTGGGACACCCATGACAGCTCCCTGTACACCGCCCATGTACCCTGCGGGCACTGCCATGGGAGCAACCATAGCAGGATGTGCTGGTTGGGCCATTATGCCCACTGGAGATGCCATCATACCTCCCATAACGCCTCCTGGTGATGGAACTGCAGGAAAGCCTGGGTAGGCATTTGGATATGCCATCTGAGCTGGTGCCATGAAGAGAGCTCCTGCTTGAAGACAGatgttattcatattaacagactACATGCTATTAGCACAGACCTCATCATCATGCTAGCTATCAATTCTTCACATTATGCATTCTTCTATATTAACAATTAATAATGAATCaagtccccagtcatgtgacttgtgctctgataaacttcagtcactctttactgctgtactgcaagttggagtgatatcaccccctccctttccacaccgccccccccccagcagccaaacaaaagaacaatgggaaggtaaccagatatcagctccctaacacaagataacagctgcctggtagatctaagaacagcaatcaatagtaaaaacccatgtcccactgagactgatgcagttacattaagtaagagaaataacagcctgccagaacgtagttccatcctaaagtgctggcacaagtcacatgactggggcagctgagaaactgacaatatgtctcgcCAATATGCAGCTgagaaacggacaatatgtctagataaGAAACTGGTAGCTAGCTGACACAGTTTAGCTTATTCTTGATTTACTTTCTGGACAAAAGATACCAACATCAAGTTAATTGAACCCAGGGTTATACCCAGGAGGCATGGGAGCATGTTCCAAAGCCAGATGGGCTGCCATTCTCACTCACAGAATGGCATAACAACTGGCTGAACTTATAAGTACCAAGTGCCCTTGCAAATCTACTGGATTCATGAAGGCAAGGTTTAACATTTGAAATGATAGTGGTTAGTGATCCATGGTTTCCATTCATTTGAATGGAATACAAGAAACCTAGAATCTACATTGCTGCCCGTTTCAAGcattataattatacagtatgtgatctACTTGCCAGAACGATTGCAACCTGGGGTTttaatggataatggatatttttagcagatttggaaCATGGtttccaggttccaagcattccagataaaagatctcaATACCTGTGCACCAAAGATTGTAGAGTGGATCGAGTGCGTTCACTCAATTCAGTTATACAAGATTTATATAGACTAGATCTATGCATactaactatatataatatatagatagatacacataAATGTGTTGAGATCTGCTCTAATGTACCTTGTGCGGGCATTTGAGGAGCCTTTGAGCCATACAAGGACAGAATGGAATCCTTGGATAACTGTTTTTTCCCTCCATCTTCGGATTTTCCACCAGGCTCGGGGAAGAGGTTGAGGTTTTCTGGCACTGACCCTGAGCTTCCAGGTAAACCAGGCTGGGGGTGATAGAATATACTCATGAAAACCCAGTAACATTAGACATACTGGTGCATTAAGGCATCCCATGCAAGAGGGACACAAAAAACCCAGTACTTGTACTCTCTGCATGAATTACCCCCTCTAAGTTAAAGAAAGGAGGGCAAAAAGTACTTTGTTCAGTACAATGTGTATCAAGTTGTAATATCTTGTGAGAGCTCACATGTTTGCTCACAGGTTTACTCTCTTCACATCATCAATGACTCGTCACAGGTTTTCAGGCCTGGACGCAAAGACTAAAGTAAAACTAAAACTTGATAAACTCCCATATCGAGATGGATGTCTTTTCGGCATCCCGAACTGTGCTAGGGAAGTCAACCACCATGTATATTATTGCTGGGGAGTGCCTCACAAACTAGTACACTAACATTTCTTGgccttttgttgtttttatacaTGCAAAGTATAGGAATGCTACCATCAACATTTTTGTTCTAGTTTCTACCAAAATACTGCTAACCTACTTCAGTTTATGCAAGAGTCACATTTCCCGTTTAGTGCATAGTCAGTTCCTGTTTCAGGGTAAACAACACAGAAACCATTCCCATTGTCCTCCTGAGGTCAAAGAGCTTATAACCCGAAGATAAGAAAGTGAATATAGCTAAAGAGGACGTTCACCTAAAATGAATTCTAATGCTGTGGACAATAATATTAGAATACAATGTTCTATTGGTCTTTGTTTTGCACTCTCTGTGGTTACGGAATTAACACGTTTAACACCTCTCCAGTCTAGAAATTAAACTAATATGAATAAAACTGATTGCTAGTGGTCCTATTTAACAAGAGTTTGATGACAGGCTAACTATGGGAAagccaaaaaatatatagtatatcgTGCaacgcttgatttctcctccctggctatctcctatagaaggcagggaggagaaatcgagcgccgcacgatggatcgtcgccctgtcgccgtttctgaagaggagcgcaagcagagaatctgaagtcatttctttataaagactttgcaaattgaaagtcaaaactgccttggtgttttttttcccgttAAGTAGAAAAAGTATGTTACTGGTATTTTAACATGCAAAAATGGAAAACAAGTGTTTTCATGCTGTGTAAGTCCGGTTTTCAAAACAACTGTGTGAGGTTACAACCCTGTTTAGTGAACGTATCCTTATCTGTAAGCCTGAGATGCATACATTACACACTACATTATCTCTATGCAATTTTCTTATTCCGTATCCACATTTGTTGTGTGGATCTTGAATAAAGGTGTGTCGCACATGTAAACTGGAATTTACTCAAATTAAGAAATTATAGGATgatctttcccctttaaaagacacAACAGAACAGCAAAATAGTGAAGCACAAGAACTTATTATGTGGTAAAACAATATTCACATTATGTGTGTACCTGACAGGATTTGGAGCCAGACACTGGTACAACAGATCCAAAAAGGTCCAGTTCCTTCTCCAGGCTAGTTCTGGGCTTGCCATTAGGAACAGAACGGTCAATTGGAACATCTAGGATGACATTAGAAAGAAGTGTAAAGGCTCAGGGCACATCATTTTCATAGAacacaaaatgtaaacaaaagaCTCAAAATAAATGCTATGCTGTCAGAAGTATATATATTTGGGAATATTTGTTTAATGCAACAATTTTtgcaaaggggaactaaaccctaaaactaaaTACcgtatggttaaaaatgccatattttatagaatgcttTGGATGGATTATTACAATCTGTACTGGTTTTttagctgccatgtaatgagaatctgaatgattaatgagccttatattgtaactTCTATATTcggtgagtgggtccctaagctcaggtaactgtcagcagcacagagcatgtgcagtgaatcagcagaagtgaaaatggggagctactggggcatatttggagatacagatctttgcTACTAAatagtaacatggtaagttaggttgaaaaaagacacacgtccatcaagttcaacctttcaactttttgtaacctgcttaactgccagttgatccagaggaaggcaaaaacccccatctgtaagggatgtggttgccttggactggtacagaagcacaaaacatgttttctttagttctgctttaatgaCACCTGTAAAGGCCTGCTGGAGAAGACAAATATGCACGTGAAGACTGTAAATTACCGTTAACAACAAGGAAAATGTCTTGGTGTCTCTTCCACTAGTTATTGGCATGCACTGCATAAACTGGATGATCCTTCCTGTACTACTAGTGTCCTATTGAATATTTTGGCCCTAATTAGGTTGGTTTCTCTGCTTACTTATTGGTTTGTATACTTCTAAAAGTGCCGCCATCTTCAGGTACTACACACAGTCCCAAACAACTAAAAGAGCCCATTGATGGCAGGGCTGTTAGGGTGGTGACAGACGGGGAGAGTagtggcccagcgacaaatctcctctacttagggctactaatctccccaaatgccttcccgctggcaagaatacgaattgccagtgggatggcatgcAAATCGCTTCCGATTTCCAAATCGcccgaagtagaggagatttgttgctggacaACTAATCTACCCGTCTACACCAACCATTAATAGTGTGGTATTTAGAAACTCGCAACAAGCAGGTGAATTTTCATATTCCATGTGCTTTAAAGGGAAACGGTCAagggaaaatttgttttttcaaaacacatcagttaatagtgctgctccggcagacttctgcattgaaatccaaaagagcaaacagatttttttatatttcattttgaaatctgacatggggctagacagtcatTTTCCCAGGATCCCCAAGTCATGGCAGtagtgcactgataaacttcagtcactctttactgcaagttggaattatatcacaccccctcccttccccagcagcctaacaacagaaaaacgggaaggtaaccagatagcagctccctaacacaagataacggctccctggtagatataagaacagcactcaatagtaaaaacctatgtcccaatgcaactctttcagttacattgagtaggaggaaaaACAGCCtttcagaaagtagttccatcctaaagtgttggctcttccagatagcacatgaccaggcaaaatgactggaAATGGCTACCTAtataccaatattacaattaaaaaaaaatacacttgttgggttaagaattttacatggtagagtgaattatttgcagtgtaaatagtgtaatttagaaataaaaactacagcataaaaatcatgaaataatttttatgctgAACCAGGACACAAATTAAAGTGTGGACAGTGTTCTTTATCCTCAAATTCATGAATGCATTCTAGAAGTAATCTTGCTTAGGTGAAGTAATGTTGCTTATGTTTATGGGTGTATACCATATAAATTGAACACTCTGTGTACATGTTGATTTCCTCTAGCATTTGGGGTTGCCATTTGTTTTATTATACTTAGTAATAACAGCGAAAAAAATTACCCTTCATGTTGTGGCTGTATTAAACAGGGGACTAACTAATTATACTTGTacacagggctggtcctatcaaatgtggggcccaattgggaccatgttggcggggcccctagacaaagtgttgctggctactgacacaccaagtatttaggaaaataagggcatacaggcacaaaatagaaaggaaaggggcagacaaggtaacataataggggcacacagggtaagagagagagagagggaggaaataggagagtggactgggccaattagtttggggcaggctgggccgattcagcttgggagcaggcttggttggattgggggcaggcagggcctatcaaggttggaggaaagctgggcctatgagagttgggggcaggctagacctatggatttggggatgggctggactctcaaagttgggggcaggccaggcagcatcatgtgctgagggaaatattatctgtgctgccctgtggtgcggggccccccagaggtgcggggcccaattgggcccaattggtccaattggcctaaggccggccctgcttgtACATAAGATGGTTGGTCACgttatatagtttattttaacAAACTTGAATCAAGTGCGTTAGCTGGGTGTGTTGGAGCCCTGTATAGATTTTCTGGGTTTTACATACTTATGTTATGTCAAACACAAATACTCCTGTGATCCTCTGTTCATAGTAGGGACATGATGAAGAAAACAACTGGCATTAAATATAAAGGGTAGGAAACAACATGCAGGGTTATCTCCTACACTGGAGGTCTGTGGGGTAGTTGCTTATTCCATATCAAATTGCCACTGTGACCAAACAGTTTCTTATCAAGCCCTAACCTTGGAAACACCTGAAGTTATTAACACGGttatggaaaagaaaaaacaagtaataaaagtATCATCAAGGTCATCTCACCCAGGCCCAGCAAGTCCATTACAGGTTCTACTGCCTTGGGTGGGGATGTTTTAAGTTGTTGTGTCTCATCCTTCTTCTGTGGCTGTTAACAAAGCATACATTAGTTCTCATTTTAGCAAACACTCAAGCACATAGCAGTGAACAATTGCCTCCCCTCTTTTTCATCACAGCCATCCGGATACCCATATTAGCAAAAAGTGCTTTAGCTTTAGTTGGATGCAGCCAGTTACTTACTGGCTTTGATTAAAGATGAAAATCTTGTGACTGAACCCTTTATTTCTTCAGGAATACTATGGTGTTATATAGGACCACATTGGTTAGCATATCTAGTGATATGCAGTTACTACAAATGTAGAGTACCTCCCAGATCTGCCACTTGTCACAGCAAGTTATGGACCCAATCATCATCTAACATCCAGCACACATGCAGCTATGCATATAAACGTTGAGAACATGACTCACCAGCTTTACCTTTTCAAAAATGACCAGTCCGGATTTTATCTCTGGagcagattctgactttttccacttCGTATCCTTCTCTTTCTGTCAGGagtaaaataaagtttataaaaatGGGGTAGAATGACCCATCCCATAGGCCCTTTCAGTGCTACTTAACTTCTATCTTGAAGGTAAAGCCACATGATAAATCTTGTATACAATGTTTCACAGTGCATTTTTTATCCAGACATCTAGGCTGAAGACATGCATTCGGTTAATCCTATTTAGCTCAAACCCAGTTTCATCAGAAGGAAGTACAAGTTTCCTTTCTATTGTCCTGCATCAGGGAATTAATCTTATCCTTGTGTTGAATGTAACAAAGTAGCAAATGGCTTGCTTCGTGGAGTGTGTTCATCCATCCAAGTCCAGGGGGGGTCGGGCTTTACAAAAGGAATGGTAAATCAGGTAACACTTTTCTTGTGATAAAGAATTGAAATTTGGAGCTTTGAGTGCTATGTGACCTAGAAGCACAGTGCCAGGTTTCCAGAAATCCCAGGTTTTGTATGGGTTGTTTGATCACAATGTACTTTTTGGGCAGAAAATATTTGCTGCTTGTGTGCAGCCATTTTAATGCTGATGGGATGGGCGGTTTTATCAGCAGACTAGAGAAAAccatttgcatttgtttaaatGAGGCAGCTATATGTATGCAATGTATGCAAGAAACATGGGAAATCTCCAGGTTCCCCAAGCCCTTCCTTCACATGTTCTCTTCTTactctaaaggggttatttactaaacctcaagtttttctggttgggcttttttgggcaaaaacacgaatttttcatgaaaaaaaaaaaaaaattgaatttttccaaGATTCATTATGCCACAATGCCGCAAAAAAAGCAGAAtccgaaaatttgccatctcagacctgttgaggtcatgtataactTTTCTGTTCtgatttattctatttattttaatgataaataaggcaaaatcaagGATGGGAgtctggttgagcttttttttattgaaacaatgagaaAATCACATTTTGGTAAATAGACCCCAAAATGTTTGTCATAGATGTATTTTGTACCAATATACCTTAGGATTAACCTCTAtgtaacatcagaaaataactGCTCATACTCACTCTGAAAGCACTAAGGTCCACGCTGCGATCCATGTATTTTTTCTTCTCATATTTCTCTCTAATAAAAACTTCAACAGCTCTGATTATAAAAGGTGAAGGATGAAAATAAATACTCAATTCTGGCAATACAAagcactaatacaggtatgggacctgttatccagaatgctcgggacctgggggttttcataaaacagatctttccgtaatttggatcttctactctactagaaaatgccgtaaacatggaataaacccaatagactggttctgctttcaataaggattaattatatcttagttgggatcaagtacaaggtgctgttttattatcacagagaaaaagaaaatcatttttaaagatttggattatttgattataatggagtctatgggagacagcctttccgtaattcacaactttatggataatgggtttcaggataacggcttccatacctgtatctgaaacATGTTCCTgtgtaaattaaaggaaaaaaggtGCTTAAAGGCTGCATAAAGGATACTGATCTGTCTGAGGCCGGATGAAGTTATCTGGAAGAAATGCTTCATAGAGTCTCTTTGCTTTGCCGTTACCCATTTCTTCCATGCACTACAAAAATAAAACTATAGTTAAGAACTAATACAAttaaaacatattcaaataacTTATGACAGACATAATAAAATAGCGAACATATCAgctgttgagccgaaacgttgttcaaataaaacctttttgtttatttcattcaAAGACCTGTTTGGAGCggttttcttttttgattttatctatctatctatcttgataaaggtccatggtgaggaccgaaacgtcgatcaaataaaaTACCAACTTTTTTCAcgataaatcctggtgtgcagcagcattctccttatgtgtgtgccctagggggtgggggggggggatgggtgtgtgtgtgtagtaaatATCACTTTGCAAAACCTTGAAGACAGTAAGTAACAGTTCCTGTGCCTCAGTGGAAAAAATGGTGTGAGAATTAAGGAACATGATGCTTTTTGGTAAAGCAGAGTGGGAAATGAACagcttttattttgcattctGCTCAAGACAAAAAAATGCGGCActtaaaaaaagtaagaaaataaagCATATCTGGAAGCACTTCAACGCGAGCAGATGCTGGAAATGGACAGCAGCCagtataataaacatatttaaagttaaacacaggaaaaaaaaacacaaatccaattGTAAACACATGCTATTTGCCTATGTCTACAATAATAGGTTCTTGCTGTTTTACAAGAAACTGGGCtagaccccttaaaggagaactaacccctaaaaatgaatatggctaaaaatgccatattttatatactaaacttattgcacctgcctcaagtgtcagcttgtcaatagcagcaatgattcaggacttcatacttgtcacagggggtcaccatcttggaaagtgtctgtgacactcacatgctcagtgggctctgagcagctgttgagaagctaaattaggggtagttgcaaattatcaagaagaaaatgaggttggcctgtaatataagctgatgctacaaggctgatttaaatt
Proteins encoded in this region:
- the smap2.L gene encoding stromal membrane-associated protein 2 isoform X1, whose product is MTGKSVRDVERYQAVLSELLLREENKFCADCLAKGPRWASWNIGVFVCIRCAGVHRNLGVHISRVKSVNLDQWTQEQIQCMEEMGNGKAKRLYEAFLPDNFIRPQTDQAVEVFIREKYEKKKYMDRSVDLSAFRKEKDTKWKKSESAPEIKSGLVIFEKVKLPQKKDETQQLKTSPPKAVEPVMDLLGLDVPIDRSVPNGKPRTSLEKELDLFGSVVPVSGSKSCQPGLPGSSGSVPENLNLFPEPGGKSEDGGKKQLSKDSILSLYGSKAPQMPAQAGALFMAPAQMAYPNAYPGFPAVPSPGGVMGGMMASPVGIMAQPAHPAMVAPMAVPAGYMGGVQGAVMGVPNGMMAQHTGYVTNMGAMGQPMYGMQPGQQLQWNVAQMSQQMAGMTFFGMGGMAGYGQPSCNQGPNQSLSTPMWK
- the smap2.L gene encoding stromal membrane-associated protein 2 isoform X2 produces the protein MTGKSVRDVERYQAVLSELLLREENKFCADCLAKGPRWASWNIGVFVCIRCAGVHRNLGVHISRVKSVNLDQWTQEQIQCMEEMGNGKAKRLYEAFLPDNFIRPQTDQAVEVFIREKYEKKKYMDRSVDLSAFRKEKDTKWKKSESAPEIKSGLVIFEKVKLPQKKDETQQLKTSPPKAVEPVMDLLGLDVPIDRSVPNGKPRTSLEKELDLFGSVVPVSGSKSCQPGLPGSSGSVPENLNLFPEPGGKSEDGGKKQLSKDSILSLYGSKAPQMPAQGALFMAPAQMAYPNAYPGFPAVPSPGGVMGGMMASPVGIMAQPAHPAMVAPMAVPAGYMGGVQGAVMGVPNGMMAQHTGYVTNMGAMGQPMYGMQPGQQLQWNVAQMSQQMAGMTFFGMGGMAGYGQPSCNQGPNQSLSTPMWK
- the smap2.L gene encoding stromal membrane-associated protein 2 isoform X3, with amino-acid sequence MTGKSVRDVERYQAVLSELLLREENKFCADCLAKGPRWASWNIGVFVCIRCAGVHRNLGVHISRVKSVNLDQWTQEQIQCMEEMGNGKAKRLYEAFLPDNFIRPQTDQAVEVFIREKYEKKKYMDRSVDLSAFRKEKDTKWKKSESAPEIKSGLVIFEKPQKKDETQQLKTSPPKAVEPVMDLLGLDVPIDRSVPNGKPRTSLEKELDLFGSVVPVSGSKSCQPGLPGSSGSVPENLNLFPEPGGKSEDGGKKQLSKDSILSLYGSKAPQMPAQAGALFMAPAQMAYPNAYPGFPAVPSPGGVMGGMMASPVGIMAQPAHPAMVAPMAVPAGYMGGVQGAVMGVPNGMMAQHTGYVTNMGAMGQPMYGMQPGQQLQWNVAQMSQQMAGMTFFGMGGMAGYGQPSCNQGPNQSLSTPMWK